Proteins encoded by one window of Pristiophorus japonicus isolate sPriJap1 chromosome 17, sPriJap1.hap1, whole genome shotgun sequence:
- the LOC139228249 gene encoding proline/serine-rich coiled-coil protein 1-like isoform X1: MNLTTDDDVNFITEETFDFETGFPAESQESLLENDTEEVFIGPVRHSERYVAMGIDVNSNNGSQQKTNESVLKWSPLSAEKLVEIVKEANRLANQFEKCALKEKENAKRQGREGRNGGERKESKATIRLLQDERTCKKGPRSPRRDTFFVLDSPNKALLPSVDLQVINENSPIGNTGQAHPNGEPQSTNCRTELTSESERTKEGNLSTETKQAAVKKSVLSRPSGLKLPSGFNRKGTMHSLAPSKPYQYPSKKDSLLSSLSSTGNLKQTRGATLNPVNPPRNSGRSTVLHSKQSKGKAPMISESKMPSSPISLKLSTDTSIKRLPSASTEVSSRLQPPSKLIPPGNRLRPESVSSIRAGIKNERVNSEVLKRKGSEKQLKTTSKVTSIKPLNSSVTASAIQSRPQPKKVTSSNVVNRYNVLNLETSGPSFGYFRILEKKSDVLNPATS, from the exons CCAGGAATCATTGCTTGAAAATGATACTGAAGAAGTCTTCATTGGTCCAGTCAGACACTCTGAGAGGTATGTTGCTATGGGAATCGATGTGAACAGTAATAATGGAAGCCAGCAGAAAACCAATGAAAGTGTGCTGAAGTGGAGCCCCCTAAGTGCAGAAAAGCTGGTAGAAATAGTGAAGGAAGCGAACCGGCTGGCAAATCAATTTGAAAAATGTGCTTTGAAGGAAAAGGAAAATGCAAAAAGACAGGGGAGAGAGGGCAGAAATGGCGGTGAGCGAAAAGAATCCAAAGCCACAATCAGACTCTTGCAGGATGAAAGAACATGTAAAAAAGGCCCTCGCAGTCCAAGGAGAGATACATTTTTTGTGTTGGACAGTCCAAATAAAGCTCTTCTTCCTTCTGTGGATCTTCAGGTTATAAATGAAAACAGTCCAATTGGTAACACTGGACAAGCACATCCTAATGGTGAACCTCAATCCACCAACTGCAGAACAGAGTTGACCAGTGAGTCTGAACGAACAAAGGAAGGTAACCTATCTACAGAAACCAAGCAAGCTGCTGTTAAGAAG TCTGTGCTTTCCAGACCATCTGGATTGAAGCTTCCATCTGGTTTTAACAGGAAAGGAACCATGCATTCATTAGCTCCATCCAAGCCCTACCAGTATCCTTCCAAAAAGGAttcactgctttcatccttgtCCTCAACAGGGAATCTAAAGCAAACCAGAG GTGCAACACTAAACCCAGTAAATCCCCCTCGAAATTCTGGAAGGAGTACTGTCTTGCACAGCAAACAAAGTAAAGGAAAAGCACCAATGATATCCGAGAGCAAGATGCCTAGTTCACCAATCTCTCTTAAACTCTCCACTGACACGAGCATTAAACGACTTCCAAGTGCTAGCACCGAGGTCAGCAGTCGGCTACAACCACCAAGCAAGCTGATTCCTCCTGGAAATCGGTTGAGACCTGAATCTGTCTCATCTATTCGTGCTGGGATCAAAAACGAAAGAGTCAATTCAGAAGTACTTAAGCGGAAGGGATCAGAAAAGCAACTCAAAACCACAAGTAAAG TTACTTCAATTAAGCCTCTGAATTCAAGTGTAACTGCTTCAGCAATCCAAAGTAGGCCTCAGCCCAAGAAAGTGACTTCAAGTAATGTCGTAAATAG gtacaacgtcctgaatctggaaacctcggggccgagttttgggtatttccggattttggagaagAAATCCGACGTCTTAAATCCAGCAACCTCGTAG
- the LOC139228249 gene encoding proline/serine-rich coiled-coil protein 1-like isoform X2: protein MNLTTDDDVNFITEETFDFETGFPAESQESLLENDTEEVFIGPVRHSERYVAMGIDVNSNNGSQQKTNESVLKWSPLSAEKLVEIVKEANRLANQFEKCALKEKENAKRQGREGRNGGERKESKATIRLLQDERTCKKGPRSPRRDTFFVLDSPNKALLPSVDLQVINENSPIGNTGQAHPNGEPQSTNCRTELTSESERTKEGNLSTETKQAAVKKSVLSRPSGLKLPSGFNRKGTMHSLAPSKPYQYPSKKDSLLSSLSSTGNLKQTRGATLNPVNPPRNSGRSTVLHSKQSKGKAPMISESKMPSSPISLKLSTDTSIKRLPSASTEVSSRLQPPSKLIPPGNRLRPESVSSIRAGIKNERVNSEVLKRKGSEKQLKTTSKVTSIKPLNSSVTASAIQSRPQPKKVTSSNVVNR, encoded by the exons CCAGGAATCATTGCTTGAAAATGATACTGAAGAAGTCTTCATTGGTCCAGTCAGACACTCTGAGAGGTATGTTGCTATGGGAATCGATGTGAACAGTAATAATGGAAGCCAGCAGAAAACCAATGAAAGTGTGCTGAAGTGGAGCCCCCTAAGTGCAGAAAAGCTGGTAGAAATAGTGAAGGAAGCGAACCGGCTGGCAAATCAATTTGAAAAATGTGCTTTGAAGGAAAAGGAAAATGCAAAAAGACAGGGGAGAGAGGGCAGAAATGGCGGTGAGCGAAAAGAATCCAAAGCCACAATCAGACTCTTGCAGGATGAAAGAACATGTAAAAAAGGCCCTCGCAGTCCAAGGAGAGATACATTTTTTGTGTTGGACAGTCCAAATAAAGCTCTTCTTCCTTCTGTGGATCTTCAGGTTATAAATGAAAACAGTCCAATTGGTAACACTGGACAAGCACATCCTAATGGTGAACCTCAATCCACCAACTGCAGAACAGAGTTGACCAGTGAGTCTGAACGAACAAAGGAAGGTAACCTATCTACAGAAACCAAGCAAGCTGCTGTTAAGAAG TCTGTGCTTTCCAGACCATCTGGATTGAAGCTTCCATCTGGTTTTAACAGGAAAGGAACCATGCATTCATTAGCTCCATCCAAGCCCTACCAGTATCCTTCCAAAAAGGAttcactgctttcatccttgtCCTCAACAGGGAATCTAAAGCAAACCAGAG GTGCAACACTAAACCCAGTAAATCCCCCTCGAAATTCTGGAAGGAGTACTGTCTTGCACAGCAAACAAAGTAAAGGAAAAGCACCAATGATATCCGAGAGCAAGATGCCTAGTTCACCAATCTCTCTTAAACTCTCCACTGACACGAGCATTAAACGACTTCCAAGTGCTAGCACCGAGGTCAGCAGTCGGCTACAACCACCAAGCAAGCTGATTCCTCCTGGAAATCGGTTGAGACCTGAATCTGTCTCATCTATTCGTGCTGGGATCAAAAACGAAAGAGTCAATTCAGAAGTACTTAAGCGGAAGGGATCAGAAAAGCAACTCAAAACCACAAGTAAAG TTACTTCAATTAAGCCTCTGAATTCAAGTGTAACTGCTTCAGCAATCCAAAGTAGGCCTCAGCCCAAGAAAGTGACTTCAAGTAATGTCGTAAATAG ATGA